A region of Salirhabdus salicampi DNA encodes the following proteins:
- the hisC gene encoding histidinol-phosphate transaminase encodes MSKFWSDIVKETEPYVPGEQPRDPDIIKLNTNENPYPPSPKVIEAIKREIDASLRLYPDPKVDSLLETISETFGVKKDEVFVGNGSDEVLAFAFMAFFNKDQTIRFPDITYSFYPVYSKIFQIPYETVPLKADYTIPVESFYNSEGGVIFPNPNAPTGILLSLEDIEVILKNNENKVVIVDEAYIDFGGTSVTSLVEDYNNLLVIQTLSKSRSLAGLRVGFAIGSQELIEGLNRVKNSFNSYTIDRLALVGAKAAIEDESYFAKTRNTIIETRQWVGEQLRQLGFTVLPSQANFLFAQHENAKTLYEQLKDKGIYVRYFEKERINQFLRITVGTDEEMKTFIHSLQHILRKE; translated from the coding sequence TTGAGTAAGTTTTGGAGTGACATCGTGAAAGAAACGGAACCCTATGTACCCGGTGAACAACCGAGGGATCCGGATATTATTAAACTTAATACGAATGAAAATCCATACCCTCCTTCACCGAAGGTAATTGAGGCAATCAAAAGGGAAATCGACGCTTCTCTTCGTTTATACCCAGATCCAAAGGTGGATTCGTTATTAGAAACGATTTCGGAAACGTTTGGAGTAAAAAAAGATGAAGTATTTGTAGGGAATGGATCAGATGAAGTTTTAGCCTTTGCGTTTATGGCTTTCTTCAATAAAGATCAAACGATCCGATTTCCTGATATAACGTATAGCTTTTACCCTGTTTATTCAAAGATTTTTCAAATTCCATATGAAACCGTTCCTTTGAAAGCTGATTATACAATCCCGGTGGAATCATTTTATAACAGTGAAGGTGGGGTTATCTTCCCAAATCCAAACGCCCCAACAGGAATTTTGTTATCGCTTGAGGATATAGAGGTTATTTTAAAAAATAATGAGAACAAAGTGGTCATCGTCGATGAAGCGTATATTGATTTTGGTGGAACATCAGTAACGTCACTTGTTGAAGACTATAATAATTTATTAGTAATCCAAACTTTATCAAAATCCCGCTCTTTGGCAGGTCTTCGTGTCGGTTTTGCGATTGGGAGCCAAGAATTAATTGAAGGGTTAAATCGCGTGAAGAACTCTTTTAATTCTTATACAATTGACCGTCTTGCACTTGTTGGTGCAAAAGCAGCAATAGAGGATGAGTCATATTTTGCGAAAACCCGAAACACTATAATCGAAACAAGGCAATGGGTTGGAGAACAGTTACGGCAGCTGGGATTTACTGTACTTCCATCTCAAGCTAATTTTTTATTTGCTCAACATGAGAATGCGAAAACTCTATATGAACAATTAAAGGATAAGGGGATTTATGTACGGTACTTTGAAAAAGAAAGAATCAACCAATTTTTACGCATAACCGTTGGTACCGATGAAGAAATGAAGACATTCATTCATTCTTTACAACACATATTACGAAAAGAATAG